From one Mytilus edulis chromosome 1, xbMytEdul2.2, whole genome shotgun sequence genomic stretch:
- the LOC139494017 gene encoding uncharacterized protein translates to MNQHKKRKFPGTSHSIPGQKKTKLDSIKNENLKANKKIQHKGSTVSVKPQKEGKTNKTVTSVQTSDKQPSRKKKKKQWQSVKEKRKRLKKKYLNVDKSTLTETDKTTQAILPENKVKLPQTSSEYSSNWKNLMKTFNIPQTKKKKKKKHEEKQLPSGQTKTEQEKEPEIWFDDVDDILLDRKPESSLKQSDKLVKQQSFTGLTKDIAIDCEMVGVGWDGRDNQLARVSIVNHFGNCVYDKFVKPKEKVTDYRTHVSGIRPEDIENANVFEKVQKEVCEILKDRLLIGHAIQNDLKVLYVSHPKNMIRDSSKYKPFRQLFEGRNPSLKKLTAKVLGVAVQEGEHNSVQDAQAAMRLYTMNKKKWEKDFKDKHRQIKKGPKKKKKLTVE, encoded by the exons ATGAACCAACACAAGAAAAGAAAGTTTCCAGGAACAAGTCATTCTATTCCAGGTCAGAAGAAGACAAAACTAGAttcaattaaaaatgaaaatttaaaagcaaacaaaaagATACAACATAAAGGATCCACAGTTTCTGTAAAACCACAGAAGGAAGGAAAGACTAATAAAACAGTTACAAGTGTTCAGACTTCAGATAAACAGCCTAGtcggaaaaagaaaaagaaacaatggcAATCtgtgaaagaaaaaagaaagagacttaagaaaaaatatttaaatgttgacAAAAGTACTTTAACTGAAACTGATAAAACTACACAAGCTATTCTTcctgaaaataaagtaaaattaccaCAAACTTCTAGTGAATATTCATCAAATTGGAAAAATCTTATGAAA ACATTTAACATTCCACAgacaaagaaaaagaagaagaaaaagcaTGAGGAAAAACAATTACCTAGTGGACAAACAAAGACAGAGCAGGAAAA GGAACCAGAAATTTGGTTTGATGATGTAGATGACATTCTGCTGGACAGGAAACCAGAATCTTCACTTAAACAGTCAGATAAACTTGTCAAGCAGCAATCATTTACAGG GTTGACAAAAGATATTGCCATTGATTGTGAGATGGTAGGTGTTGGATGGGACGGCAGAGACAACCAGTTAGCTAGAGTGTCCATTGTTAACCATTTTGGTAACTGTGTTTATGACAAGTTTGTAAAACCCAAAGAAAAAGTTACAGATTACAGAACTCATGTTAGTGGTATCAGACCAGAAGATATTGAAAATG CTAATGTTTTTGAAAAAGTACAAAAAGAAGTATGTGAAATACTGAAAGATAGATTACTTATTGGCCATGCTATCCAGAATGACTTGAAG gTGTTGTATGTTAGTCATCCTAAGAATATGATAAGGGATTCATCTAAATACAAACCATTCAGGCAGCTGTTTGAAGGAAGAAATCCTTCATTGAAAAAACTCACAGCAAAAGTTTTAGGTGTTGCTGTACAGGAAGGGGAACATAACagt GTACAAGATGCCCAAGCTGCAATGAGACTTTATaccatgaataaaaaaaaatgggagaAAGACTTCAAAGACAAACATAGACAAATAAAGAAAGGAcctaagaaaaagaaaaaacttacagttgaataa